The window gtgtttctacagcaaatattgtggacacagtcgcgagttgaaaacggggctcctttctgcttctctccgaaaatctttgtattggagtgaatagggagcagagacagacgtggccgcgcttagaggctgctaactcaaattctgtaagtctcacagattttttgagcacattgtgagagagaggacaagtttgtctacaactgtggaaaaaatcacgcctgtagagcgtaaactgtggccgggaggagcgtggaaagagcaaaaatctaggcgtttttttcggctctctcccactctagcgatgatgtcacccactctagcctctaactgtccgcgcaatacacacccattgaaatctgagaatttctccaaaaacgctcatggtcattgatgagggattattcaaaaactacacgagttatcaaaacgtggcttaatacagcaatagacaagacttgtgtctacaatttaaagtttaaatggagtctctaggtgaaagtatgccggagcagtagccagtagaaaaagtgcgacaatttttaccgcctcccattcatttcttatgggaaacgaatacgcgtttttcgcgacttacgtcgcgaaaaacgcgtattctgtagagaaaaataatagcacgccgatcccgatcgagacgcacgttttgatataacttttgcgtgggtgctcccaaaactgtaggaggagtagcgaatcgaaatttgacacggaagaggaagaataataataataactagacaatttccctgcgggaaattttgaaagggccacggggtctactgcccgaccgcgtacatatacatttcattatatgcccattatgcctctctgtgtgtgagggagcatgagagagaagtgctcacagaggtactgagcctcagaggttgccacagcaacttcagagcccctcccaatcatgctctatgagacccagctgcgcacgcacacacacgccccctctcagcactcaggcacacatgcactcagagagagaaaaagagacagagacagaagtggccgggcttagaggccgctaattcaaattctgtaagtctgaCACATTATTCCAgaacattgtgagagagaggacaagtttgtctgcaactgtggaaaaaatcatgcctgtagtgtgtaaactgtggccgggaggagcgtggaaagacagaaaatctggagttaaaaaaaggctctctgccactctgactactgaggctcagtggttgtcacggcaacttaagccggttgcccatgacgacaggggcagacagacaggggcagacagaaacgcggagaaaacgagcgattttctgcctctgcactcctctcacgtttgggcttctcctgagagaacggaagctcctatcagaaaaacaaagacaccgtgagcgccttgaggacttcctgaacgttttggtgtaattttatgcttctacagcatatattgtggacacagtcgcgagttgaaaacggggctcctttctgcttctctccgaaaatctttgtattggagtgcatggggagcagagacagacatggccgcgcttagaggctgctaattcaaattctgtaactctcacagatttttcgatcacattgtgagagagaggacaagtttgtctacaactgtggaaaaaatcacgcctgtagagtgtaaactgtggccgggaggagcgtggaaagagcaaaaatcagGGCatttttttcggctctctcccactctagcgatgatgtcacccactctagcctctaactgtccgcgcaatacacacccattgaaatcagagaatttctccaaaaacgctcatggtcattgatgagggattattcaaaaactacatgagttatcaaaacgtggcttaatacagcaatagacaagacttgtgtctacaatttaaagtttaaatggagtctctaggtgaaagtatgccggagcagtagccagtagaagaagtgcgacaatttttaccgcctcccattcatttcttatgggaaatttatcgcagtttttcgcgacttacgtcgcgaaaaactgcgataaattcgagaaaaataatagcacaccgatcccgatcgagacgcacgttttgatataacatttgcgtgggtgctcccaaaactgtaggaggagtagcgaatcgaaatttgacacggaagaggaagaataataataataataataataataataagaagaagaaaaaacacgcaggataacaatagtgctcggggcttcgccccgagcactactgtctacagctttgctgtaggcagtagtgctcgtggctgccccgtggccctaataataataagaagaaaaaacacgcaggataacaatagtgctcggggcttcgccccgagcactactgtctacagctttgctgtaggcagtagtgctcgtggctgccccgtggccctaataatcATACCATACCGATACTGGACAGCATCTACGGTGCACAGTTAACTTCAACTGCCTGTATGCacctcaaagtgctttacaacaaacaaatgatgaaCAGTATTATAGACATTTTCAAAGCCTTTTCGTAAACAGATGATTGAATAGTTTTGACATTATGTTTCATTACCTTTAAGTCAACAGAAAATAACAGTTTTGTACCAGAAAATTTGCGTCTGTGGTATTTGGACAAAAATGTGCGCTGTACCTTTAAGTTTTGCGTCATGTCGTAAAAGCGCCCTGCCGTAAACTATCACGTGGAGACATCATGGATCCCTCTGAGTCTGCTGTTGATCGCTGAGCTCTTCTCTCTTTAGTTAGGCTGTAAACCGTCATTGATGTTTGTCTCCGCTGTGGAATAACAGAAATGTTGtcctgaaaacagctcagctCGGCTGTTTCACCGCAGCAGCCccgtgtgtgagagtgtgtgtgtgtgagtgagtgagtgagtgagtgtgtttctgagtgtgtgtctgagcgaCTACCTGCTCAGTCTGCAGCCCGCATCATGTTCGTGCTGGTGGAGATGGTCGACACCGTCAGGATCCCTCCCTGGAACTTCCAGAGACAACTGAACGAGGCCATAGCGGAGGAGCTGAACAAGAAACTGGCcaacaaggtgtgtgtgtgtgtgtgtgtgtgagtgagtgagtgagtgagtgagtgtgtgtgtgtgtgtgagtgtgagagagagagagagagagagagagagagaatgcattattattgattattatgtGAGAGACCTGATCAGCATCACAGCCAATGACAGACGTCTCAAAATGAGCGTAGAAGTCAGTTTAAAACTTAAAGTCTCCCTCCATTGGATGAACTGAAAGCTCTTTGTCATTCAGTCTATTTAAGATGTATTTAAGATACACTGAGGCAGCTTCAGTGGTGTTTATAAAGAGCATTAGAGTGTGTACAGTAGTGATCCTCTTACTGCTAATGAGGCCTTTTTTATTCGTATAAATCACAAACTCACCTCAAAGGATCTAAAATCTCTCGAGCATGTAACACAAAATTAATGCTAATTTGAGGTGGGTGTGCTCTGAGGATGGAGCTCATGATTTAGTGTTTTGCACTTTGTATGTGAGCACAGAATCGTCTGTTTGGCTTGTTGAGCGTCTGTCGCGACACTCTAGCCAAAGCTCCTGTGTAATTTGCTGACCTGTGACCTGCTCTCATCACCTCAGGTGGTCTACAACGTTGGCCTGTGCATCTGCTTGTATGACATCACGAAACTGGAGGACTCCTATATATTCCCAGGAGACGGAGCCTCACACACCAAAGGTACCGTGAAGGTGGCGTCGCTCTGAGTGGGGCTCTTCATACATCGAGCCGCGCTCTGGATTTTTACTGCcccttgtgatttttttttgtggttttaatcGGTTTCTTCCTGTCAGTTCATTTCAGATATGTTGTTTTTCACCCTTTTCTCGATGAGATCCTGGTCGGCAAGATCAAGTACTGCAGCCAAGAGGGAGTTCATGGTAACGACGTTCTTCTGTTTTTAGCCTGTTTGATTCAGTCTCCAGGAATGTGTTAGCAAATGTTCTCATTACACCAGAAAGGAAAGAAACGTGAGGAAACCGGGCTTCAACTGATTATTATTGTACTCGTCAGTGAACAAAtgtccacttggactcaaggatgagcTTAGATTTTagtgtcaaaggtcactgtgacctcacaaaacacctTTTTGGTAATACCTCAGGAGGTCATGTGCAAATTCTTACAAAATTTCACATAAATGTCTCACAGGATGAattgatgaagtgatgacatgttATGTCCCAAAGGgcaaaggtcaacttcacagTGACATCATAATCACCATAAAGGTTTGCCTGGTGCATGCAGGACATTCAGATGGATTAGTCTTTCCTCTTGGGGATTCAGTTTTTACATAAAGTAACTTACATGTAAGAATGAAAACAAGTTAAGCTTCACTGAACAGTCTGAATTGTGCTTAAAAGAGAAAACGTTAAAACCTTTTCGCATGAAGGCTCTCATGTCCCTGCATTCACCCGTAACAGATGACCCAGACACACTGAGCGCTCACTGCATCCCTCTCTGTTTCACAGTGACGATGGGCTTCTTTGATGACATCCTCATCCCACCAGAATCTCTTCAGCAGCCTGCAAAGTTGTATCCTGACTGAAAATGTtcctgtaaatgaaatgaagtcaTTCCACCTCAAGCGCAGTTTTGCCACAtaaggaacactttgtaaagcCATTGTCTGTGaagacagtttgtttgcaaacgCTTCtggttttattcatgttttagaCATCAGCGTCGCAGCTGTTTTGAAATCTGGGTTGTAGAATTGATTGTGACTGTTGAGCCGTCCTTAGCTCCAGCTCCAGCGATGAAGCAGAGCAAGTTTGGCTTTGGGAGTACGAGACGGACGAGGGGGCCCATGACCTCTACATGGACCAGGGAGAGGAGATCCGTTTTCGGGTGACGGATGAAGTCTTTGTGGATACGTCGCCGACGGGCCCGGCCgtggcagcaacagacacaccGGCGCAACCGGGACAGTCGACGGCACCGCCGGCAGAGAACAGCGTGGAGAAGAAAGAGGCACCGTACACTCTGATTGTAAGATCACGCTTTGAAAACaccacacagaacacacaaaaagaaTGAAAGGTAGCGTCACGTCCACACTGACCCACTGCACTGCTGTTTCAGGGGACCATCTGTGAGCCGGGGCTCGGGTTGCTGTCATGGTGGAACAATTAGCACCGCCGTGGATGAAGAGGATATTTGGTGGTCGTGAACAGATCGACCATCCTGACTGATTGGACAGACAAGAGACGGATGGAGACGCTGAACCCTGCTGCCTGGATCCAAAAGTCCAGACACAAAGTCGAGCAGCTTTCTGGACCAAAAGGCTGTCGATGCAAAGTGACTGAGCCTGACTGTGTCTTAAATACTGCCCTTAACACACCAGCTTCACCTCTACATGTAGAATATACCATATATTTAACAACATCATGATCAATggacatttacattcatttggtatATTTCACATGAGATTTCGATCCCCagttcaaaagaaaataatgattaaGTCGTTCATTATTTCAATCTCATCATTGCTTCATGAGAGCCGAAAATACACAGGTCACTAAATCTGACTTTCAGGGCTCAAACGGAATTCATACTTGAGTTTTAAGATGAGAGAAATAAGGGGGAAcgacttttttttatttatatatgtataaacTGACCTGCGGGTCAGATTTCTAATCTATTATCAAGATCCAAACGAAGGTAACAATGCAGCAATCTCTATTTTCTTTAACTTAAAAGATTTCCCTTTTGTTTGAACCGTCACCTCCAGCCCGGGTGTCTGTGCACACATCCtcagtttattttgaaatattttgtatttctgcttttgtctcaCAGTAAAAGGGCGTATCATCAGCGCGAGTGGTTTCTGAATTTGTGTGATTATAGGaagtacataaaaacaggaTTAGTGACCAGCCTTTAAATCCTGCAGTTTGAAGGGCGGCAAAGGACGCGGTCGTGCTCAGTCAGAGCAGATCTCTGCACTCGCACTTGTGCTCAgtttgcaacacacacacacacacacacacacacacacacacacacacacacacacatacatacatgcatactcGCATACTGTCTGTTGTGCAAGCGGAAGTGCAGCCGGCTGTGTTTCATGTGATAAACACATAGCCAGTTAAGGTTTGTCTAGGTTGTGTATTGTGAAACGAGGTTGGGCTCTATgctgtatgcatgcatgtgaccCCTGACTCAGAAATATGCCCACAGAGTGCTCACAGCTAAAGAACAGGATGAGATCATTTACCATGTAAATAATGTGACTGCAGACTCAGAGCAACTATCATATATAATGTGTACACCTCTGAGCATTAAAGCTGTATTTATACTTTTTCCGGACATATTTGGTATAAGATAAACTTGTAAAACCCCAAATCCATTGCATTACTGGAGTCGGGTCCTGGACATAAAGCATCCTTTAAagcagagcaggacagcagcagctgcatgagACAGTATGATAAACATCAGGACATCATGGCAGAGGCGAAAACAGCTCTCCACACTGAGCCCACTGTTCCCCCATCAGATTACATACATGATAAGGAATGAAGaaagtcatttcatttacacacacacacacacacacacacacacacacacacacacacacacacacacactctgtcgcATCACGCCATCGGAATCTCCGCCAGCTGCGCAGACTCAGCAGCCCTGGCACCGTCACATCAGGGTTTTCCATCGGTCTGCGCGGATTTGCTcgacttatttatttaattactcGTTATATAATACACACCGACTTTAAagacacactcgcacacacactgatcgtCCTCAACCTACTAGCGCACCCAATGCAGTAAGTAACATTTCTGCCAATCTATGCATGTTGAAGTGTCCGCGGGGGGCAGCGTGTTAGTGAGgctttgtttgtattgtttgcaTGCTTGACAGAAGAACCGCTAAATGTAAGAGACGTTTTATTCTCCGTGAATCTGTGATTGGACTGAGGACTGATCGATGGACGCTCCCGCCAGCTCTGACCGCCAGCTGCTCTTTGTGAGCGGACCCCTCATCCCGCTTTTGTCCAAGTTCTATTATCTACCagcattgatttgtttttcctccccgTTCGCACGTTTTTGAGAAATTGCAGAGACGAGTTGAGCTGTGAAACATGGATTCATGTCTTTATGCACTTTGCTATTGgataacataaaaaaaacggggagaatAAACGGACAAATATGTATGTGTGGGATTTTACGCGTTAGGTGCTGCGAGGTGCATGGATTCAACTCTCGGGACAaactcgcgcacacacacacacacacacacacacacacacacacacacgagccgTGCCTTTTCGTAATGATGGAACAGGGAAGAGATCTGTCCTCGACCTGGGTCAGAGGAGCCATCACCCTCTTAATTCATTTGGGGGCATCCAGATGttctccagctgctgtctgtgaatGAGCGTAAACTCGGAGTCAGTACTTTGTCATTATGATCGctgtcattatcatcattagtAATCCTCGCGCTGGAGCTGATCATCTGTCGGgacctctgtgtgtttcatcgGAACGTGCGCTGTGGTGCCGCTGGGGTTGTTGTGGCTGTAGTACTCCTCGAGGACATGCAATTGTTCTTTTGGGAACAGGGGCACTGACGTCACTAAAGCACCACTGAAGGCGGCGTGCTGCGGTTGTTCTGACGTCACGCCGCGTGCGgtgctccagctctgcctgcaTCATCACAGA of the Chaetodon auriga isolate fChaAug3 chromosome 16, fChaAug3.hap1, whole genome shotgun sequence genome contains:
- the polr3h gene encoding DNA-directed RNA polymerase III subunit RPC8, encoding MFVLVEMVDTVRIPPWNFQRQLNEAIAEELNKKLANKVVYNVGLCICLYDITKLEDSYIFPGDGASHTKVHFRYVVFHPFLDEILVGKIKYCSQEGVHVTMGFFDDILIPPESLQQPAKFDEAEQVWLWEYETDEGAHDLYMDQGEEIRFRVTDEVFVDTSPTGPAVAATDTPAQPGQSTAPPAENSVEKKEAPYTLIGTICEPGLGLLSWWNN